A section of the Ignisphaera sp. genome encodes:
- a CDS encoding phosphoribosyltransferase, producing MPRVPVKLVSWDDIVEWSWGLAKKIESDGYIPDVVIAIARGGYVPARLLCDFLGIENLISIQSQHWTEAAKKGERALIKFEYTIDLSDYVALLVDDIIDTGESVILAKSYILSNWKPKDLRVAALQWISPIAKIKPDYYYIEVRDWVWFQYPWTRLEDIAQFIKRILVETKRDTRKDSWNLEELRNAFYEWYGIKVSENYFSEAIRQLLKRGVLVHDMDKYRYVEK from the coding sequence ATGCCTCGTGTGCCGGTTAAATTAGTTAGTTGGGACGATATTGTTGAATGGAGCTGGGGTCTAGCTAAGAAAATAGAATCTGATGGATATATACCTGATGTAGTTATAGCTATTGCTAGAGGTGGTTATGTACCAGCAAGACTTTTATGCGATTTTCTAGGAATAGAAAATCTTATTTCAATACAATCACAGCACTGGACAGAAGCGGCTAAGAAAGGAGAGAGAGCGTTAATAAAATTCGAATATACAATAGATCTATCAGACTATGTAGCACTGCTCGTTGATGATATTATAGACACAGGAGAATCTGTTATATTAGCTAAAAGCTATATATTAAGTAATTGGAAACCGAAAGATCTTCGTGTAGCTGCACTCCAATGGATTTCACCTATAGCCAAAATAAAACCTGATTACTACTATATAGAAGTAAGAGATTGGGTGTGGTTCCAATATCCATGGACAAGACTTGAGGATATAGCACAATTCATAAAAAGGATATTAGTTGAGACAAAAAGAGATACAAGAAAAGACTCGTGGAACTTAGAGGAACTTCGTAATGCTTTTTACGAGTGGTATGGTATTAAAGTTAGTGAAAATTACTTTAGTGAAGCTATTCGACAACTACTGAAAAGGGGAGTACTAGTTCACGACATGGATAAGTATAGATATGTTGAAAAATAA
- a CDS encoding RNA-protein complex protein Nop10: MKWKIRKCLNCKVYTLKDWCPKCGAKTYTPHPPRFSPEDKYVEYRIKTKYPEILKKKETIK, from the coding sequence ATGAAATGGAAAATAAGAAAATGTTTAAACTGCAAAGTTTATACACTTAAGGATTGGTGCCCCAAATGTGGTGCAAAAACATATACACCTCATCCACCAAGGTTTTCGCCTGAAGATAAGTATGTGGAGTACAGAATAAAGACTAAGTATCCTGAAATACTTAAGAAGAAAGAAACTATAAAATAA